One window from the genome of Musa acuminata AAA Group cultivar baxijiao chromosome BXJ1-4, Cavendish_Baxijiao_AAA, whole genome shotgun sequence encodes:
- the LOC135651926 gene encoding uncharacterized protein LOC135651926 isoform X1 translates to MESRRVRRRHGFMMKEAITLCCGFIFLFSLFAVLSSSSYRRSVRLGVRSLMATDPHSQAWAWRGASHAVKLRHCSSKSLLNEWRMLAGSAKKWWQKKTRAAGRGWCGVCVRSVGVRGGRLRTPSAAHRVAVAARRRKLVGGPGSYPPRCTGKCGDCTPCNPVHVAVPPGTPVTTEYYPEAWRCKCGNKLYMP, encoded by the exons ATGGAGTCCAGAAGAGTGAGGAGGAGACATGGTTTCATGATGAAGGAGGCTATAACCTTGTGCTGCGgtttcatcttcctcttctctcttttTGCTGTGCTTTCGAGCTCTTCCTATCGCCGGAGCGTTCGTCTCG GTGTTAGAAGCTTAATGGCGACTGACCCCCACTCTCAG GCGTGGGCCTGGAGGGGAGCAAGTCACGCAGTCAAATTACGCCATTGTTCTTCTAAATCCTTGTTGAACGAGTGGCGCATGTTAGCCGGGTCAGCAAAGAAGTGGTGGCAAAAGAAGACGCGGGCGGCGGGTCGGGGGTGGTGTGGGGTGTGTGTGCGCAGTGTGGGTGTGCGGGGAGGACGCCTGAGGACACCGTCTGCCGCGCACCGT GTGGCGGTGGCCGCGAGGCGGAGGAAGCTCGTCGGCGGACCGGGGTCGTACCCGCCACGGTGTACGGGCAAGTGCGGCGACTGCACCCCGTGCAACCCGGTGCACGTGGCTGTGCCGCCCGGCACTCCGGTGACCACCGAGTACTACCCAGAGGCGTGGCGGTGCAAATGCGGCAACAAACTCTACATGCCCTGA
- the LOC135651926 gene encoding EPIDERMAL PATTERNING FACTOR-like protein 4 isoform X2 codes for MESRRVRRRHGFMMKEAITLCCGFIFLFSLFAVLSSSSYRRSVRLGVRSLMATDPHSQVAVAARRRKLVGGPGSYPPRCTGKCGDCTPCNPVHVAVPPGTPVTTEYYPEAWRCKCGNKLYMP; via the exons ATGGAGTCCAGAAGAGTGAGGAGGAGACATGGTTTCATGATGAAGGAGGCTATAACCTTGTGCTGCGgtttcatcttcctcttctctcttttTGCTGTGCTTTCGAGCTCTTCCTATCGCCGGAGCGTTCGTCTCG GTGTTAGAAGCTTAATGGCGACTGACCCCCACTCTCAG GTGGCGGTGGCCGCGAGGCGGAGGAAGCTCGTCGGCGGACCGGGGTCGTACCCGCCACGGTGTACGGGCAAGTGCGGCGACTGCACCCCGTGCAACCCGGTGCACGTGGCTGTGCCGCCCGGCACTCCGGTGACCACCGAGTACTACCCAGAGGCGTGGCGGTGCAAATGCGGCAACAAACTCTACATGCCCTGA